A DNA window from Streptomyces sp. B21-083 contains the following coding sequences:
- a CDS encoding carbohydrate ABC transporter permease: MTSAQTGLNRPRRTWVKTAIGVLLTAVMLFPVYWMLNVSLTRDQDMRKSPPGLFPAHATLEGYRAVVEQQLPYLGTSLVIGLGTVALTVALAAPAGYALAKLRPRGGGILNFVLLAAQMIPGIIMAMGFYAIYLSLGLLQSVPGLIVADSTLAVPFAVLIFTAFMSGIPGELLQAAKTDGAGPLRTFWSIVLPMSRNSIVTVSLFAFLWSWSDFIFASTLAGGGAHEPITLGIYHYIGNNNQQWNAIMATAVVASLPAAVILVLAQRYVAAGVTAGAVKD; encoded by the coding sequence ATGACGAGTGCACAGACGGGCCTCAACAGGCCCCGCCGCACCTGGGTGAAGACGGCCATCGGCGTCCTCCTCACCGCGGTCATGCTCTTCCCGGTCTACTGGATGCTCAACGTGTCGCTGACCCGCGACCAGGACATGCGCAAGAGCCCGCCCGGTCTGTTCCCCGCCCACGCCACCCTGGAGGGCTACCGGGCCGTCGTCGAACAGCAGTTGCCCTACCTCGGCACCAGCCTCGTCATCGGCCTGGGCACCGTGGCCCTGACCGTGGCGCTGGCCGCGCCCGCCGGCTACGCGCTGGCCAAACTGCGCCCACGGGGCGGCGGCATACTCAACTTCGTCCTCCTGGCAGCCCAGATGATCCCCGGCATCATCATGGCGATGGGCTTCTACGCCATCTACCTCAGCCTCGGACTGCTCCAGTCCGTGCCCGGCCTGATCGTCGCCGACTCCACCCTGGCCGTCCCCTTCGCCGTACTCATCTTCACCGCGTTCATGTCCGGCATCCCCGGCGAACTCCTCCAGGCCGCCAAGACGGACGGGGCGGGCCCCCTGCGTACCTTCTGGTCGATCGTCCTGCCGATGAGCCGCAACTCGATCGTCACCGTGTCCCTGTTCGCGTTCCTGTGGTCCTGGTCCGACTTCATCTTCGCCAGCACCCTCGCAGGCGGCGGCGCACACGAGCCGATCACCCTCGGCATCTACCACTACATCGGCAACAACAACCAGCAGTGGAACGCCATCATGGCGACGGCCGTCGTGGCGTCGCTGCCGGCCGCGGTGATCCTCGTCCTGGCTCAGCGCTACGTCGCCGCCGGCGTGACCGCGGGTGCCGTCAAGGACTGA
- a CDS encoding carbohydrate ABC transporter permease — MKHPTQSPDRRTVRNRNGAATAAPPPARTATRRRPASQQWAAWAFLAPVTLYLALFYAYPLYRNIDLSLRNYTVRSFVQGDAPFTGLKNYRTVLDDPTFAPALLHTVVFTAVCLVFQYAIGLALAVFFNQHFRLSATLRALFLAPWLLPLIVSASTWSWMLNSDSGIVNATLHAVGIGPVNWLTSPTWSLTSVIIANIWIGVPFNLVVLYSGLQSIPTSLYEAAALDGANAWQRFWRITFPLLRPVSAITLLLGLVYTLKVFDIIWIMTKGGPADSSTTFATWSYQLGFGNLLPAFGPGAAVGNLLVVAALVFGLIYVRVQRKQALS; from the coding sequence ATGAAGCACCCGACACAGTCGCCGGACCGCCGGACGGTGCGGAACCGGAACGGGGCGGCGACCGCCGCCCCGCCCCCGGCCCGCACCGCGACCCGGCGCCGTCCCGCCTCCCAGCAGTGGGCCGCCTGGGCGTTCCTCGCCCCGGTCACCCTCTACCTCGCTCTCTTCTACGCCTATCCCCTCTACCGCAACATCGACCTGAGCCTGCGCAACTACACGGTGCGCTCCTTCGTCCAGGGTGACGCCCCGTTCACGGGCCTGAAGAACTACCGGACCGTCCTCGACGACCCGACGTTCGCCCCGGCCCTGCTGCACACCGTGGTGTTCACCGCCGTGTGCCTGGTCTTCCAGTACGCGATCGGCCTGGCACTCGCCGTCTTCTTCAACCAGCACTTCCGGCTCTCCGCGACCCTGCGCGCCCTGTTCCTCGCACCGTGGCTGCTGCCGCTGATCGTGTCGGCCTCGACCTGGTCGTGGATGCTCAACAGCGACTCCGGCATCGTCAACGCCACCCTGCACGCCGTCGGCATCGGCCCGGTGAACTGGCTGACCTCGCCCACCTGGTCGCTGACCTCGGTGATCATCGCGAACATCTGGATCGGCGTCCCCTTCAATCTGGTCGTGCTCTACAGCGGCCTGCAGTCCATCCCCACCAGCCTGTACGAGGCCGCCGCCCTCGACGGCGCGAACGCCTGGCAGCGCTTCTGGCGCATCACGTTCCCGCTCCTGCGACCGGTGTCCGCCATCACCCTGCTGCTGGGCCTCGTCTACACGCTCAAGGTCTTCGACATCATCTGGATCATGACCAAGGGCGGCCCTGCCGACTCCTCCACCACCTTCGCCACCTGGTCCTACCAGCTCGGCTTCGGCAACCTGCTACCCGCCTTCGGCCCCGGAGCGGCCGTCGGCAACCTGCTCGTCGTCGCCGCCCTCGTCTTCGGCCTCATCTACGTCCGGGTCCAGCGAAAGCAGGCGCTGTCATGA
- a CDS encoding RICIN domain-containing protein, which produces MKSPWTLPRPTTRTGRRATSSIAVLLAALGTTLLPAVPSQAADTSVTVDFATAGGAPTYRASGTLYGMSPDGSLPQDHFYKDIKWHFERAGGAQLNSGGYGTSLAAYQTRWNATLAQYKRTAALGGTFELLPHDLWGADSTTSQAFPGDNGDWTQFDNFVNQLFSDVKSNHMTVQWDLWNEPNGQGFWPRPETQYLQMWSRFYAAVRANFPGQLIVGPSYSQHPENNTWWSAFLPYVKTNNAVPDIWSWHAEAGDPVADAGVMDGLLSSYGLTNHRPYEINEYATRAQQSPGGGAWYISRLERAGADGLRGNWASGTALHDYEANLLTKNSAGQYLPRGEWFMYRYYGSQTGNVVNLTPGTNTDGVATKDNTARNAKILLGSNGNTGNVTVNLDRLDTTSVVENGHVRAVVQRVANSNGAAGPTTIADTNLTVSSDGASVTVPYTNATDGYTITLLPPSNTTISTVAVSENSGQCLDDTGLSTANGTQYQQYYCEGGYQQMLDLKPVAGRTDTYTVVNELSGKCLDVASASTADDAAVIQYTCNGATNQMFTLNPVTALGNSQDYQLVAVHSGKCVDVSDVSKTAGAKIHQWTCDPASALSTKKNQIWRLQGKA; this is translated from the coding sequence ATGAAATCGCCCTGGACCCTTCCCCGGCCCACCACCCGCACCGGTCGCCGAGCGACCTCGTCCATAGCCGTCCTCCTGGCCGCCCTGGGCACGACCCTGCTGCCCGCCGTCCCGTCACAGGCCGCGGACACCAGCGTCACCGTCGACTTCGCCACCGCCGGAGGCGCCCCCACCTACCGCGCCTCAGGCACCCTGTACGGGATGAGCCCCGACGGCTCACTGCCGCAGGACCACTTCTACAAAGACATCAAGTGGCACTTCGAGCGGGCCGGTGGCGCCCAGCTCAACAGCGGCGGCTACGGCACCAGCCTCGCCGCCTACCAGACCCGCTGGAACGCCACCCTCGCGCAGTACAAGCGCACCGCCGCCCTCGGCGGCACCTTCGAGCTGCTCCCGCACGACCTGTGGGGCGCCGACAGCACCACCAGCCAGGCCTTCCCCGGCGACAACGGCGACTGGACCCAGTTCGACAACTTCGTCAACCAGCTCTTCTCCGACGTCAAGTCCAACCACATGACGGTCCAGTGGGACCTCTGGAACGAGCCCAACGGCCAGGGTTTCTGGCCCCGGCCGGAAACCCAGTACCTCCAGATGTGGTCCCGCTTCTACGCCGCCGTCCGCGCCAACTTCCCCGGCCAGCTCATCGTCGGCCCCAGCTACTCCCAGCATCCCGAGAACAACACCTGGTGGTCGGCGTTCCTGCCCTACGTCAAGACCAACAACGCCGTCCCCGACATCTGGAGCTGGCACGCCGAGGCCGGTGACCCGGTCGCCGACGCCGGCGTCATGGACGGCCTGCTCTCCTCCTACGGCCTCACCAACCACCGGCCGTACGAGATCAACGAATACGCCACGCGCGCCCAGCAGAGTCCCGGCGGCGGCGCCTGGTACATCAGCCGTCTGGAGCGGGCCGGCGCTGACGGTCTGCGCGGCAACTGGGCGTCGGGCACCGCCCTGCACGACTACGAGGCCAACCTGCTCACCAAGAACAGCGCCGGCCAGTACCTGCCACGCGGCGAGTGGTTCATGTACCGCTACTACGGCTCCCAGACGGGCAACGTCGTCAACCTGACCCCCGGCACCAACACCGACGGCGTGGCCACCAAAGACAACACCGCCAGGAACGCCAAGATCCTCCTCGGCAGCAACGGCAACACCGGCAACGTCACGGTCAACCTCGACCGGCTCGACACCACCTCGGTCGTGGAGAACGGCCACGTCCGCGCCGTCGTCCAGCGCGTCGCCAACAGCAACGGCGCCGCCGGACCCACCACCATCGCCGACACCAACCTGACCGTGAGCAGCGATGGCGCCTCGGTGACCGTCCCCTACACCAACGCCACGGACGGCTACACCATCACCCTGCTCCCGCCGTCCAACACCACCATCTCCACGGTCGCCGTCAGCGAGAACAGCGGCCAGTGCCTGGACGACACCGGCCTGAGCACCGCCAACGGCACCCAGTACCAGCAGTACTACTGCGAGGGCGGCTACCAGCAGATGCTCGACCTCAAGCCGGTCGCCGGCCGGACCGACACCTACACGGTCGTCAACGAGCTCAGCGGCAAGTGCCTGGACGTCGCGAGCGCTTCCACCGCCGACGACGCCGCCGTCATCCAGTACACCTGCAACGGCGCCACCAACCAGATGTTCACCCTCAACCCCGTCACCGCGCTCGGCAACAGCCAGGACTACCAACTGGTCGCGGTCCACAGCGGCAAGTGTGTCGACGTCAGCGATGTCTCGAAAACGGCCGGAGCCAAGATCCATCAGTGGACCTGTGACCCCGCGAGCGCACTGAGCACCAAGAAGAACCAGATCTGGCGCCTCCAGGGCAAGGCCTGA
- a CDS encoding amylo-alpha-1,6-glucosidase: MTAAPTGPPFSVHDIPFSAHGSWFGISPVLAEKTRAEDLHLVSHQNGMHAVLRLVPLDAATGDRAETRVEATPGLLSWGGTGGRVDLAYESPDTVRLQGTGLGFGISAAAQALTPFSGTYFYRDPVDGAHTFTSYQTGRRYRITVLSGTVDEVYGSQALGAGERGLTVAAGADGSWEVAVEELDSARRPYRPSAAFGEVKEAARRSFAEFADTVAPWRSADTPAAELAAYVVWSATVRPAGLVTRPGVLMSKHWMDKVWSWDHCFNALALAPGSPGLAWDQFSLPFDHQDESGALPDSVTHSEVLYNFVKPPIHGWALGHLRTRLPEPLDPAQLAEAYDRLTRWTDFWLTARRAPGATLPHYQHGNDSGWDNATTFDPDRVAVTSDLTATLILQLDELARLAGEVGFADDARRRTETADALQDALLDELWDGERFLSRPAHGGALARSASLLDLMPIVLGDRLPAKVRDRLAEQIEAHLTAFGLATEHPDSPHYESDGYWRGPIWAPATVLIEDGLRRAGHHRLADEISARFRALCEISGFAENFDALTGKGLRDRAYTWTASSYLLLAEAHAQRDSH, translated from the coding sequence ATGACCGCCGCCCCGACCGGCCCGCCCTTCTCCGTCCACGACATACCCTTCAGCGCGCACGGCTCCTGGTTCGGCATCTCACCCGTCCTGGCGGAGAAGACGCGCGCCGAGGACCTGCATCTCGTCTCGCACCAGAACGGCATGCACGCCGTCCTGCGCCTCGTCCCCCTCGACGCGGCGACGGGCGATCGCGCCGAGACCCGCGTCGAGGCGACACCGGGCCTGCTCAGCTGGGGCGGCACGGGCGGACGCGTCGACCTCGCCTACGAGTCGCCGGACACCGTACGCCTACAAGGCACCGGTCTCGGGTTCGGTATCAGCGCCGCGGCTCAGGCCCTGACCCCGTTCAGCGGGACCTACTTCTATCGCGACCCGGTGGACGGCGCCCACACGTTCACCTCCTACCAGACCGGCCGCCGCTATCGGATCACCGTGCTGTCCGGCACGGTCGACGAGGTGTACGGATCCCAGGCGCTGGGCGCCGGGGAGCGTGGACTCACGGTCGCCGCCGGGGCGGACGGCTCCTGGGAGGTCGCGGTCGAGGAACTCGACAGTGCGCGCCGGCCCTACCGTCCGTCGGCGGCGTTCGGCGAGGTCAAGGAGGCCGCCCGGCGATCGTTCGCCGAGTTCGCCGACACGGTCGCCCCATGGCGCTCGGCCGACACTCCGGCAGCCGAACTCGCCGCGTACGTGGTGTGGTCGGCGACCGTGCGCCCGGCCGGCCTGGTCACCCGGCCCGGTGTGCTGATGTCCAAGCACTGGATGGACAAGGTGTGGAGCTGGGACCACTGCTTCAACGCCCTCGCGCTGGCCCCCGGATCCCCCGGCCTCGCCTGGGACCAGTTCTCGCTGCCCTTCGACCACCAGGACGAGAGCGGGGCCCTGCCCGACTCCGTCACCCATTCGGAGGTCCTCTACAACTTCGTCAAACCGCCCATCCACGGCTGGGCCCTGGGTCACCTGCGCACGCGGCTCCCCGAACCTCTCGACCCGGCCCAACTGGCGGAGGCGTACGACAGGTTGACCCGCTGGACGGACTTCTGGCTCACCGCACGACGCGCACCCGGCGCCACGCTGCCCCACTACCAGCACGGAAACGACAGCGGCTGGGACAACGCCACCACCTTCGACCCCGACCGCGTGGCCGTCACCTCCGACCTCACCGCGACGCTGATCCTCCAGCTCGACGAACTGGCCCGGCTGGCCGGCGAAGTCGGCTTCGCGGACGACGCCCGACGCCGCACCGAGACGGCCGACGCCCTCCAGGACGCACTGCTGGACGAGCTGTGGGACGGCGAACGGTTCCTGAGCCGCCCGGCCCACGGCGGGGCCCTCGCCCGGAGCGCGAGCCTGCTCGACCTGATGCCGATCGTGCTCGGTGACCGCCTGCCCGCCAAGGTCCGCGACCGGCTGGCCGAACAGATCGAAGCCCACCTCACCGCGTTCGGCCTGGCGACCGAACACCCCGACTCCCCTCACTACGAGTCCGACGGTTACTGGCGCGGCCCGATCTGGGCCCCCGCCACCGTCCTCATCGAGGACGGACTGCGCCGCGCCGGCCACCACCGGCTCGCGGACGAGATCAGCGCCCGCTTCCGCGCCCTGTGCGAGATCTCCGGCTTCGCCGAGAACTTCGACGCACTGACTGGCAAGGGCCTGCGCGACCGCGCCTACACCTGGACCGCGAGCAGCTACCTCCTCCTCGCCGAAGCACACGCCCAGCGAGACAGCCACTGA
- a CDS encoding RICIN domain-containing protein gives MPPLGQRRSTTRRLLHGITKALLPLTVIAGVTTATATPAAAATPTLAVDLGTTTGAFRGGASGALYGLYGQDVPTNNLIEGMGLKTTNTKYQDGQQHPGSDALEIAKPFVDSGGGDVFIYMTDVYRAGYERTSYSAYQATMKTQVEQAEASPYASHIVFIPYNEPDLNWFSGMRTNSTALANFNSEWRQTYNFVKGIWPEARLAGPNLSSYSNSALSGFLTYCKANNCLPDVVTWHTLGSPADVRNTVNAYRAAETAAGITSPITVNLNEYAHRYHLTDPGQMVQWIAALEDEKVDGNLPYWNINGNLGDSAAAQNTPNAQWWLYNWYSSMSGNTVKVDGAASNAAYTLQGLASLDTAKKQARVILAGGGTSGDSNTVIKNIDPAVFGSTVHVSVFQDRYSGYLGAAATPTRLSDADIAVGSDGSITLPITLDAMSAYEVIVSPGGTGSTTASDNTWTGTYEAENATLSGTGYNINTEGTTGNVGKFATSGTKDVGGLRTGSTTVISFPVNVPTTGDYDLSVFGNSYAKDADVKGPTDVYARVDGGASTRIDVPVGFQWVVWGHSDATVHLTAGSHTITLATTGDNGAKTTGDALIDKIDLHYKDAAVQGTTLYEAEQANLSDSGTATYTAQGQSGAGAVTLTSGKSATFWVYSARDGYVDLTARFRNTGQADLTVNGKAADDQTLSGATTGAWSTSTNRVYLNGGINKVEVTGAGGTLALDDLAVTPFSASDAVTTGNVVTYQAENGTLTGTAAADTTFSQADGGVVTGIGNGTANSLTLDVNAPSAGTYAMTMRYANAEELPSNHYNPDLYAEHADVSVNGGTSTRVNFASTLHWNQFEDYTVPVTLAKGANAVKFTASQLFDWDGTTIGKVYSGGGTDIGQPMRSSSAPHLDQVSFAPSALHIGASTGFSSTAVAQHSALCLEDPARSTTDGTQYQQNTCGSGQEQIFDFHPVSGTTDTYTVVNHSSGKCLDISALSTANGAAVQQWTCHGGTNQRFTLKPVTALGNSHDYQLVAVNSGKCVDVSNISTATGALVHQWTCDAASALTTKKNQIWRLLGKA, from the coding sequence ATGCCACCACTCGGGCAAAGACGCTCGACCACGAGACGCCTTCTCCACGGCATCACCAAGGCGCTGCTCCCGCTGACCGTCATAGCCGGCGTCACCACCGCGACGGCAACGCCGGCCGCCGCCGCCACCCCCACCCTCGCCGTCGACCTCGGCACCACCACCGGGGCCTTCCGCGGCGGCGCCTCCGGGGCGCTGTACGGCCTGTACGGCCAGGACGTGCCGACGAACAACCTCATCGAGGGGATGGGGCTGAAGACCACCAACACCAAGTACCAGGACGGCCAGCAGCACCCGGGCTCGGACGCCCTGGAGATCGCCAAGCCCTTCGTGGACAGCGGCGGCGGGGACGTCTTCATCTACATGACGGACGTGTACCGCGCGGGCTACGAACGCACCAGCTACTCGGCCTACCAGGCGACCATGAAGACCCAGGTCGAGCAGGCGGAGGCCAGCCCCTACGCGAGCCACATCGTCTTCATCCCCTACAACGAGCCCGACCTGAACTGGTTCAGCGGCATGCGCACCAACTCGACCGCGCTGGCCAACTTCAACTCCGAATGGCGTCAGACCTACAACTTCGTCAAGGGCATCTGGCCTGAGGCACGGCTGGCGGGCCCCAACCTCTCCAGCTACTCCAACTCCGCTCTCAGCGGCTTCCTCACCTACTGCAAGGCCAACAACTGCCTGCCCGACGTCGTGACCTGGCACACCCTGGGCAGCCCGGCGGACGTCCGCAACACCGTCAACGCCTACCGCGCGGCGGAGACGGCCGCGGGGATCACCTCCCCGATCACCGTCAACCTCAACGAGTACGCCCACCGCTACCATCTGACCGACCCCGGCCAGATGGTTCAGTGGATCGCGGCCCTGGAGGACGAGAAGGTCGACGGCAACCTGCCGTACTGGAACATCAACGGCAACCTCGGCGACTCGGCCGCGGCGCAGAACACGCCCAACGCCCAGTGGTGGCTTTACAACTGGTACAGCTCCATGAGTGGCAACACCGTCAAGGTCGACGGCGCCGCGTCCAACGCCGCGTACACCCTCCAGGGCCTGGCGAGCCTGGACACGGCCAAGAAGCAGGCCCGCGTCATCCTCGCCGGCGGCGGCACCAGCGGTGACTCGAACACGGTCATCAAGAACATCGACCCGGCGGTCTTCGGCAGCACCGTGCACGTCAGCGTGTTCCAGGACCGCTACAGCGGCTACCTCGGCGCGGCGGCCACCCCTACCCGGCTCTCCGACGCCGACATCGCCGTGGGCTCCGACGGCTCGATCACCCTGCCCATCACCCTCGACGCGATGTCGGCGTACGAGGTGATCGTCTCCCCCGGAGGCACCGGCAGCACCACCGCCTCCGACAACACCTGGACAGGCACGTACGAGGCCGAGAACGCCACACTCAGCGGCACCGGCTACAACATCAACACCGAGGGCACCACCGGCAATGTCGGCAAGTTCGCCACCTCGGGCACCAAGGACGTCGGGGGCCTGCGCACCGGCTCGACCACGGTGATCTCCTTCCCCGTCAACGTTCCCACCACCGGCGACTACGACCTGTCGGTGTTCGGCAACAGCTACGCCAAGGACGCCGACGTCAAGGGCCCGACGGACGTGTACGCGCGAGTCGACGGCGGCGCCTCCACCAGGATCGACGTCCCCGTGGGCTTCCAGTGGGTGGTGTGGGGGCACAGCGACGCCACCGTGCACCTGACCGCCGGCAGTCACACCATCACCCTGGCCACCACCGGCGACAACGGCGCGAAGACCACCGGCGACGCCCTTATCGACAAGATCGACCTCCACTACAAGGACGCCGCCGTCCAGGGCACCACGCTCTACGAGGCCGAGCAGGCCAACCTCTCGGACAGCGGCACGGCCACCTACACCGCCCAGGGCCAGTCCGGCGCGGGCGCGGTGACCCTCACCTCCGGCAAGTCCGCGACCTTCTGGGTCTACTCGGCGCGGGACGGCTACGTCGACCTGACGGCCCGCTTCCGCAACACCGGCCAGGCCGACCTCACCGTCAACGGCAAGGCCGCCGACGACCAGACCCTGTCCGGCGCGACAACCGGCGCCTGGTCCACCTCCACCAACCGGGTGTACCTCAACGGCGGCATCAACAAGGTCGAGGTGACCGGCGCCGGCGGCACGCTCGCCCTGGACGACCTGGCCGTCACCCCGTTCAGCGCCTCCGACGCCGTCACCACCGGCAACGTCGTCACCTACCAGGCCGAGAACGGCACCCTCACCGGCACCGCGGCCGCCGACACCACTTTCAGCCAGGCCGACGGCGGTGTCGTCACCGGCATCGGCAACGGAACCGCCAACTCCCTCACCCTCGACGTCAACGCACCCTCGGCCGGCACCTACGCCATGACCATGCGCTACGCCAACGCCGAGGAACTGCCATCCAACCACTACAACCCCGACCTGTACGCCGAGCACGCCGACGTCAGCGTCAACGGTGGCACCTCCACCCGCGTCAATTTCGCCAGCACCCTGCACTGGAACCAGTTCGAGGACTACACCGTCCCCGTCACGCTCGCCAAGGGCGCCAACGCCGTCAAGTTCACCGCCTCACAGCTGTTCGACTGGGACGGCACCACCATCGGCAAGGTCTACTCCGGCGGCGGCACCGACATCGGGCAGCCCATGCGCTCCAGCTCCGCGCCCCACCTCGACCAGGTCTCCTTCGCACCGTCCGCCCTGCACATCGGCGCCTCGACCGGCTTCTCCTCGACGGCCGTCGCCCAGCACAGCGCGCTCTGCCTCGAAGACCCGGCCAGGTCCACCACCGACGGCACCCAGTACCAGCAGAACACCTGCGGCAGCGGCCAGGAGCAGATCTTCGACTTCCACCCCGTCTCCGGCACGACCGACACCTACACCGTCGTCAACCACTCCAGTGGCAAGTGCCTGGACATCTCCGCCCTCTCCACGGCCAACGGAGCCGCCGTCCAGCAGTGGACCTGCCACGGCGGCACCAACCAGCGGTTCACCCTCAAGCCCGTCACCGCACTCGGCAACAGCCACGACTACCAGCTCGTCGCCGTGAACAGCGGCAAGTGTGTCGACGTCAGCAACATCTCCACCGCCACCGGCGCCCTCGTCCACCAGTGGACCTGCGACGCGGCAAGCGCCCTGACCACCAAGAAGAACCAGATCTGGCGCCTGCTCGGCAAGGCGTGA
- a CDS encoding sugar ABC transporter substrate-binding protein, producing MNRSARRRLTAAVLTVVAVTSGATACSSGSGDTSSKAADGGTYTIWDPYPQFDKTSAWAKLLDGCGTEAGVKIKRTSFDTSDLTNKVLLAAQQDNSADVLIVDNPVVSTLAEAGVLTTTDETKLDTSKVSPNLLAAGQSGGKTYGTPIGANTLALYYNKAVLKKAGVDISSVKDWTSLTAALAKVKAAGKKGITFSAIGTEEGSFQFLPWFWGSGAKLTAIDSDQAVSALSLWKNWLDKGYAPNSVINNTQTTSWQEFASGDYAFSENGTWQLGNADKAGFDYGVIPVPAATGGDAAAPTGGEFVTMPVKSDTGRYATSQKLVSCLTNSQNLLETDTTLSYVAPTTEVQDKQVAANAKLKPWADAVKAAKGRTSDDLGTKYPKISEQLWKAIQSALSGSASPKDALGSAQSAVK from the coding sequence ATGAACCGATCTGCCAGACGGCGTCTCACCGCCGCAGTTCTGACCGTCGTCGCCGTCACCAGCGGCGCCACAGCCTGTTCCTCCGGCTCGGGCGACACCTCCTCGAAGGCCGCGGACGGCGGCACGTACACGATCTGGGACCCGTACCCGCAGTTCGACAAGACCTCGGCGTGGGCGAAGCTCCTGGACGGCTGCGGCACGGAGGCCGGGGTGAAGATCAAGCGGACCTCGTTCGACACCAGTGACCTGACGAACAAGGTGCTGCTGGCGGCGCAGCAGGACAACTCCGCCGATGTCCTGATCGTCGACAATCCGGTGGTGTCGACGCTGGCGGAGGCGGGTGTCCTGACCACGACCGACGAGACCAAGCTGGACACCTCGAAGGTCAGCCCCAACCTCCTCGCGGCCGGCCAGTCGGGCGGGAAGACGTACGGCACGCCGATCGGCGCGAACACCCTCGCCCTGTACTACAACAAGGCGGTGCTCAAGAAGGCCGGGGTCGACATCTCCTCGGTCAAGGACTGGACATCGCTGACCGCGGCGCTCGCGAAGGTCAAGGCGGCGGGCAAGAAGGGCATCACGTTCTCCGCGATCGGAACGGAGGAGGGCAGCTTCCAGTTCCTGCCCTGGTTCTGGGGCTCGGGCGCCAAGCTGACCGCAATCGACTCCGACCAGGCCGTGTCCGCGCTGTCGCTGTGGAAGAACTGGCTGGACAAGGGTTATGCCCCCAACTCGGTGATCAACAACACCCAGACGACGAGCTGGCAGGAGTTCGCCAGCGGTGACTACGCGTTCAGCGAGAACGGCACCTGGCAGCTCGGCAACGCCGACAAGGCCGGCTTCGACTACGGCGTCATCCCCGTCCCCGCCGCCACGGGAGGCGACGCCGCCGCCCCGACGGGCGGTGAGTTCGTGACGATGCCGGTGAAGAGTGACACCGGCCGCTACGCCACCTCGCAGAAGCTCGTGTCCTGTCTGACCAACAGTCAGAACCTGCTCGAGACCGACACGACGCTGTCCTACGTGGCCCCCACCACCGAGGTGCAGGACAAGCAGGTGGCCGCGAACGCCAAGCTGAAGCCGTGGGCCGACGCGGTCAAGGCGGCCAAGGGACGCACCAGTGACGACCTGGGCACCAAGTACCCCAAGATCTCCGAGCAGTTGTGGAAGGCGATCCAGTCCGCTCTCAGCGGGTCGGCGTCTCCGAAGGACGCGCTCGGCTCGGCGCAGTCCGCCGTCAAGTAA